The Pseudodesulfovibrio cashew genomic sequence ATGACGGACGTCTCCCCGAACACGGCCATGAACGAGGCGTCTCCGTTCCACCTCGGGACGATCTGGAAATGCATGTGCTGGGCGATGCCGGCCCCCGCCGCCTCGCCAAGATTAAGCCCCATGTTGATCCCCTGCGGATGGAAAGCCTTTTCCAATACTGTCGTACACCGTCTCAACCATAACATGCAATCCATGGATTCCGCTTCCGTCAGTTCCGTCAGGCAGCTGACATGTCGATACGGCGTCACCATGAGATGCCCATTGTTGTAAGGGAATTTGTTCATGATGACAAAACAGTGTTCACCCCGGGCCAGTATACAGCGTTCCTCATCCTCCGAGGTGTCCTCGGGAATGCAGAAAACGCACTCATCCGGCTTGGGGCCGAGTATGTAATCAAGACGCCACGGCGCCCATAAAACATCCATTATTTCTTCCGGTCGAAATATTTCTTTACCAATGAGCAGGCATGCCGGGCATCGTCAGCCCAGACCACTCCTTCCACTCCGGCCATGGAGCCGATGGCGATGACTTCCTTGCCGGACTTCTTGGCCAGGGCGACCTCGGACAAGGTTCCGTATCCTCCGCCGACCGCAACGACGATATCTCCGTTGGCCACAACCAGCATGTTGCGCATCTGGCCGAGGCCGGTGGCCACGGCGGTCTGCACGTAAGGGTTGGCTTGGGCACGATCCAGAAAGGGGAGGATACCGATAGTATGTCCTCCGGCCTCTTTGGCACCGCGGCACACGGCCTCCATCACGCCACCGAGCCCGCCGCACACTACGGTATATCCGGCTCCGGCCAGGAGTGACCCGAGTTCCATCGCC encodes the following:
- a CDS encoding HIT family protein; this translates as MDVLWAPWRLDYILGPKPDECVFCIPEDTSEDEERCILARGEHCFVIMNKFPYNNGHLMVTPYRHVSCLTELTEAESMDCMLWLRRCTTVLEKAFHPQGINMGLNLGEAAGAGIAQHMHFQIVPRWNGDASFMAVFGETSVIPEHLQSTYSRLKPLFDETPS
- a CDS encoding TIGR00725 family protein → MSQPNVSVIGAGKCDAGETGRALYKEAMELGSLLAGAGYTVVCGGLGGVMEAVCRGAKEAGGHTIGILPFLDRAQANPYVQTAVATGLGQMRNMLVVANGDIVVAVGGGYGTLSEVALAKKSGKEVIAIGSMAGVEGVVWADDARHACSLVKKYFDRKK